One window from the genome of Acinetobacter lanii encodes:
- the aat gene encoding leucyl/phenylalanyl-tRNA--protein transferase: MLAPSQFIFPDPIASDPEGHGLICIGADLSPSTLFESYSHGLFPWFNEDEPICWWCPEPRCIIRPQDYHSSKSLIRNMKKHDYRITVNHTFEQVIRSCSLPRSYADETWISEEIIQGYTALFDAGYAYSVEVWNKEQHLVGGLYGVSIGKGCFGESMFSRETDVSKMAFYALMLIGQENELPWIDCQLVNDHLLSLGASTLSRQDYLLSLQDVIKAPQIDWQKYQDGVFSSKTMAMNHRMIQA; encoded by the coding sequence ATGTTAGCACCATCTCAATTTATCTTTCCCGATCCCATTGCCTCCGACCCTGAGGGACACGGGCTGATTTGTATTGGTGCTGACCTTTCCCCTTCCACCTTATTTGAATCTTATTCACATGGATTATTTCCATGGTTTAATGAGGATGAACCCATCTGCTGGTGGTGTCCGGAACCCCGTTGCATCATTCGTCCACAGGATTACCATTCGAGTAAATCGCTGATTCGAAATATGAAAAAACATGATTATCGCATAACCGTGAATCATACTTTTGAACAAGTCATTCGCTCTTGCTCGCTACCCAGAAGCTATGCAGATGAAACCTGGATCTCGGAAGAGATTATCCAAGGCTACACCGCACTGTTTGATGCGGGCTATGCCTACAGTGTGGAAGTCTGGAATAAAGAGCAACATTTGGTTGGCGGGCTTTATGGTGTCAGTATTGGTAAAGGCTGCTTTGGTGAATCGATGTTTAGTCGTGAGACCGATGTTTCAAAAATGGCGTTCTATGCATTGATGCTGATTGGACAGGAAAATGAATTACCTTGGATCGACTGTCAATTGGTCAATGATCATCTCTTAAGCCTTGGCGCGAGTACACTTTCTCGCCAAGACTACCTTTTATCGTTACAAGATGTGATAAAAGCACCGCAAATCGATTGGCAAAAATACCAAGACGGTGTATTTTCAAGTAAAACAATGGCCATGAACCACAGGATGATTCAGGCATGA
- the minD gene encoding septum site-determining protein MinD, translated as MAKIVVVTSGKGGVGKTTTSASFATGLALRGHKTVVIDFDVGLRNLDLIMGCERRVVYDFVNVLNNEARLQQALIRDKEIENLYILPASQTRDKDALTDEGVARVMDELSQEFDYIICDSPAGIERGAILAMYHADEAIIVTNPEISSVRDSDRIIGMLDSKTKKVENNEGRIRKHLCITRFNPERADKQEMLTIDDISKDILRVPTLGVIPECKSVLQASNEGKPVILYTEEAAGQAYDDLVARFLGEDRPYRHITVKPKGWLARLFGA; from the coding sequence GTGGCGAAAATTGTTGTCGTAACATCAGGTAAAGGTGGCGTAGGTAAAACAACGACCAGCGCATCTTTTGCAACAGGTTTAGCCCTTCGTGGCCACAAAACTGTTGTTATCGATTTTGACGTAGGCTTACGTAACCTTGACTTGATCATGGGTTGTGAACGTCGCGTTGTATACGATTTTGTGAATGTGTTAAATAACGAAGCGCGATTACAACAAGCACTGATTCGTGATAAAGAAATTGAAAATCTTTATATTTTGCCAGCATCTCAGACACGTGATAAAGATGCGTTGACAGATGAAGGTGTAGCACGTGTGATGGATGAACTTTCACAAGAGTTCGATTACATCATTTGTGACTCACCTGCGGGGATTGAGCGTGGTGCGATTTTAGCGATGTATCATGCGGATGAAGCGATTATTGTAACAAATCCGGAAATTTCTTCAGTACGAGATTCTGACCGTATTATTGGTATGCTCGACAGCAAAACCAAGAAAGTTGAAAACAACGAAGGTCGTATTCGTAAGCACTTGTGTATTACACGTTTCAACCCTGAACGTGCTGACAAACAAGAAATGCTGACCATTGATGACATTTCAAAAGATATTTTACGTGTGCCGACTTTGGGTGTGATTCCTGAATGTAAGAGCGTTCTTCAAGCATCAAATGAAGGTAAACCTGTCATTCTTTACACTGAAGAAGCGGCTGGCCAAGCGTATGATGACCTTGTTGCACGTTTCTTAGGTGAAGACCGTCCTTACCGTCATATTACGGTAAAACCTAAAGGTTGGTTAGCACGTCTATTTGGAGCGTAA
- a CDS encoding arginyltransferase encodes MNSYHPKSLLNDLQYYITPPHDCSYLDDKSARMVFLDPTHRINVVTLSELSRMGFRRSGDFVYRPECHLCRQCLSCRVPVASFAMNSAQKKAWKRNQDLTVKITQTQDASDIHYALYERYINERHADGDMFPPSYDQFEKFLIHSCSNSFFLELWKDDRLISVSTCDVLDDGVSAVYTFFDPDESKRSLGVFAVLKQIEYVQSLQQNYVYLGYWVPHSNKMNYKSQYTPFELLLDGQWRRINRTLKADEIQHLGEMLMTTLPSEWTDFIVK; translated from the coding sequence ATGAATTCTTATCACCCCAAGTCCCTGTTGAACGACTTACAATATTATATTACCCCACCACATGACTGTAGTTATTTGGATGATAAATCTGCACGCATGGTGTTCCTCGATCCTACACATCGCATCAATGTCGTGACGTTATCTGAACTTTCTCGTATGGGCTTTCGACGCAGTGGCGACTTTGTCTATCGCCCTGAATGTCATTTGTGTCGTCAATGCTTGTCTTGCCGTGTTCCTGTCGCTTCCTTTGCAATGAATAGTGCACAGAAGAAAGCATGGAAACGCAATCAAGATTTAACTGTCAAAATTACCCAAACCCAAGATGCTTCAGACATTCATTACGCCCTATATGAACGTTACATCAATGAACGTCATGCTGATGGCGATATGTTTCCACCCAGTTACGATCAATTTGAAAAATTCCTGATTCATAGTTGTAGCAATAGCTTTTTCTTAGAACTTTGGAAGGATGATCGCTTAATCAGTGTATCGACCTGTGATGTGTTGGATGATGGCGTTTCTGCGGTGTATACGTTTTTTGATCCTGATGAATCAAAACGCTCGCTAGGCGTATTTGCTGTACTCAAACAAATCGAATATGTGCAATCGTTACAGCAAAATTATGTCTATTTGGGTTACTGGGTACCGCATTCAAATAAGATGAATTATAAGTCCCAATATACCCCATTTGAATTACTGCTCGATGGACAATGGCGACGTATCAATCGAACCTTAAAGGCAGATGAAATTCAGCATTTAGGAGAAATGCTCATGACGACTCTGCCTTCGGAATGGACAGATTTCATTGTGAAGTAA
- the minE gene encoding cell division topological specificity factor MinE — MAGFWSKLFSSDDKPSSAQTAKDRLKVIVASEQGLGKRLSQDKIDQMKKEIMQVVNRYVRGVDEQHIQMSVRSEANIEMLEMNINLPEEH; from the coding sequence ATGGCAGGTTTTTGGAGTAAACTTTTCAGTAGCGATGACAAACCATCAAGTGCACAAACCGCTAAAGATCGTTTAAAAGTCATTGTTGCATCTGAGCAAGGTTTAGGTAAGCGCTTAAGCCAAGATAAGATTGACCAAATGAAAAAAGAAATCATGCAAGTGGTTAATCGCTATGTCCGTGGTGTCGATGAACAACACATTCAAATGTCTGTGCGTTCCGAAGCCAATATTGAAATGTTGGAAATGAATATCAATTTGCCTGAAGAACATTAA
- the rimI gene encoding ribosomal protein S18-alanine N-acetyltransferase: MIRYMQKQDVDTVARIEQKVQSHPWTIGQFNDSVESYQSTVIEHQGEVVGFCILQPVVDEANLLLMAIDPKMQGQGLGFRLLEASIELLKNNPVQIFLEVRESNLAAIGLYEKAGFHQIDIRRNYYPKPDGSKENAVIMVKSCSDDFSKLFKM, encoded by the coding sequence ATGATTCGTTACATGCAAAAACAAGATGTAGACACCGTTGCACGTATTGAGCAAAAAGTACAAAGCCATCCATGGACCATTGGGCAGTTTAATGACTCAGTTGAGTCATATCAAAGTACGGTGATTGAACATCAAGGCGAAGTAGTCGGTTTTTGTATTTTGCAACCCGTAGTGGATGAAGCCAATTTGTTATTGATGGCGATTGATCCGAAAATGCAGGGTCAAGGCTTGGGCTTTAGATTATTAGAAGCATCAATTGAATTGCTTAAAAATAATCCGGTACAAATTTTTTTAGAAGTACGTGAAAGTAATTTGGCTGCGATTGGGTTATATGAAAAGGCAGGCTTTCACCAAATTGATATTCGCCGAAATTATTATCCAAAACCGGACGGTTCGAAAGAGAATGCAGTGATTATGGTGAAGTCATGCAGCGATGACTTTTCCAAACTGTTTAAGATGTAA
- a CDS encoding DNA translocase FtsK, with protein MTAVSSVYAQRLLLTFFLISFGIYLFLATVTYTPFDPGWMHISSDTQQVSNASGVAGAWIADLLFGFFGWASLVIPIYFFVEAIQVWWPHSFVSRPFRYAAQFFILLTTASLAYLLWNVPADTLTNASGGIIGYELGESLKGLLTVYGATFFLVALSLVLLTLAFGIQWNRTWATLKAAPAYLQELFYKNVPETESAYDLTSPKAPHAKVKQATEPAQQASNEADLNQAQPLQNKVAKDKKTELAAERLFQDIVVQEKLSNDFIDPEDEAEFEKTLEKAHRLEQETKRIVPTGEVWKALHHEDDHKREIDELLKAAEDDLNPKATVQSINPSQFAQSSSMHHTDQKVQQKTSSDPLDWNDDEVFDELLAVVPNDKPASDLHSPFNTQTEASRSSPDLMSNAVQTATVAQAIATHSGIQAKPFQNTENLAAELDDLALLVDEDLNDQRTRSFDSNHAAEVTPKLNSYAQSTPFVRGEIQTDIATQTRLDSQHSSIVSEEEKRRIAADKDAFREAWQETAGAPEAEDQNDDFDLDAPLTDAFGRPMSLAMQVAQKRKDLSPLPGIDILDKVDPNKKVNFTAEQLARLSELLEIKLQEFNVKAKVIEAQPGPVVTRFELDLAPGVKASKVTNISRDLARSMSMASVRVVEVIPGKPYIGIEVPNSTREMVRLIELLETPAYRDPNALLSMAMGKDISGNPVLADLAKAPHMLVAGTTGSGKSVAVNAMLLSMLLKYTPEQLRLIMIDPKQLELANYNDIPHLLTPVVTDMKDAVNALNWCVNEMERRYKLMSLLKVRKLTDFNRKVEEAIANGEDLIDPTWKPEDTATQSRAPRLQTMPLIVIVADEFADMIMQVGKKAEEMITRLAQKSRAAGIHLLLATQRPTVDVVTGLIKANIPTRAALRVNSKLDSRTILDAGGAEDLLGHGDMLFLGPGKIEPERVHGAFISDDEVNRICDAWRERGSPNYVDEILTPYDEEPTSRGFEDGDGSSDRDALYDQCVSFVLETRKVSVSSLQRKFSLGYNRAARIVDQMEEQGLVSPQGANGKRDILV; from the coding sequence ATGACTGCGGTGTCGAGTGTATATGCACAGCGCTTACTTTTAACATTCTTCTTGATTTCATTTGGGATATATCTGTTCCTTGCAACAGTCACCTATACCCCATTTGATCCGGGTTGGATGCACATTTCAAGCGATACTCAACAAGTTTCAAATGCGAGTGGGGTAGCAGGGGCTTGGATTGCAGATCTATTGTTTGGTTTCTTCGGTTGGGCAAGTTTAGTCATTCCAATTTACTTTTTTGTTGAAGCGATTCAAGTATGGTGGCCACATAGCTTTGTCAGTCGTCCATTTCGCTATGCTGCACAATTCTTTATTTTGCTGACCACAGCAAGTTTGGCTTATCTGCTTTGGAATGTCCCGGCAGATACGTTAACCAATGCCTCTGGCGGCATTATTGGTTATGAGCTTGGGGAAAGCTTAAAAGGATTGCTCACGGTTTATGGTGCAACATTCTTCTTGGTTGCACTGAGTTTGGTGCTATTAACCTTAGCCTTTGGGATTCAGTGGAATCGAACTTGGGCAACACTTAAAGCAGCACCTGCTTACTTACAAGAATTATTTTATAAGAATGTACCTGAAACAGAATCAGCTTATGACCTGACCAGTCCAAAAGCACCGCATGCAAAAGTTAAACAAGCTACTGAGCCAGCTCAGCAAGCATCGAATGAAGCTGATCTCAATCAAGCACAACCGCTGCAAAATAAAGTAGCAAAAGATAAAAAAACTGAATTGGCTGCTGAACGTCTATTTCAAGATATCGTGGTACAAGAAAAATTATCAAACGATTTTATTGATCCTGAAGATGAAGCAGAATTCGAAAAAACGCTTGAAAAGGCACATCGTTTGGAGCAAGAAACCAAACGTATTGTCCCAACGGGTGAAGTGTGGAAAGCACTGCATCATGAGGATGATCATAAACGTGAAATTGATGAATTGCTAAAAGCCGCGGAAGATGATTTAAATCCGAAAGCGACTGTGCAATCGATCAATCCATCGCAATTTGCTCAAAGTTCTTCGATGCATCACACTGATCAAAAAGTTCAACAAAAGACCTCGTCTGATCCTTTGGATTGGAATGATGATGAAGTGTTTGATGAGTTATTGGCTGTGGTACCGAATGATAAGCCGGCCAGTGATCTACATTCTCCATTCAATACACAAACAGAGGCTTCACGTTCATCACCTGATTTGATGTCCAATGCGGTACAAACTGCGACTGTTGCTCAGGCGATTGCAACGCATTCAGGTATTCAGGCTAAGCCATTTCAAAATACTGAAAATTTGGCTGCCGAACTCGATGATTTGGCATTGTTGGTGGATGAAGATCTAAATGATCAAAGGACTAGAAGCTTTGATTCAAACCATGCTGCCGAAGTTACACCTAAACTGAATAGCTATGCACAATCGACACCTTTCGTTCGTGGTGAGATTCAGACGGACATAGCGACTCAAACACGTTTAGATAGTCAGCATAGTTCCATTGTTTCAGAAGAAGAAAAACGACGTATTGCAGCAGATAAAGATGCATTCCGTGAGGCTTGGCAAGAAACTGCTGGTGCGCCTGAAGCAGAAGATCAAAATGATGATTTCGATTTAGATGCACCACTCACGGATGCCTTTGGTCGTCCAATGTCTTTGGCAATGCAAGTCGCACAGAAACGTAAAGATTTATCGCCTTTACCGGGGATTGATATCTTAGATAAAGTCGATCCGAATAAAAAAGTCAATTTCACTGCGGAACAATTGGCGCGTTTATCTGAACTGTTGGAAATTAAGCTGCAAGAGTTTAACGTCAAAGCCAAAGTCATTGAAGCTCAGCCCGGTCCAGTGGTGACACGCTTTGAACTTGATTTGGCTCCGGGGGTGAAAGCTTCTAAAGTCACCAATATTTCTCGTGACTTGGCACGTTCAATGTCAATGGCCTCTGTTCGTGTGGTGGAAGTGATTCCGGGTAAACCGTATATTGGTATCGAAGTACCGAACAGTACCCGTGAAATGGTGCGTTTAATCGAATTGTTGGAAACACCGGCTTATCGTGATCCGAATGCTTTACTCAGTATGGCCATGGGTAAAGATATTTCAGGTAATCCTGTATTGGCTGATTTAGCTAAAGCACCGCATATGTTGGTGGCCGGGACCACAGGTTCAGGTAAATCGGTGGCTGTGAATGCGATGCTGTTGTCGATGTTGTTGAAATATACCCCTGAGCAACTGCGTTTGATCATGATCGATCCGAAACAATTGGAACTTGCCAACTATAACGATATTCCGCATTTATTGACGCCTGTTGTGACGGATATGAAAGATGCAGTCAATGCATTGAATTGGTGTGTTAATGAAATGGAACGCCGTTATAAACTGATGTCATTATTGAAAGTGCGTAAGTTGACCGACTTTAACCGTAAGGTGGAAGAGGCGATTGCCAATGGTGAAGATCTGATTGATCCAACATGGAAGCCTGAAGATACCGCAACTCAAAGTCGTGCGCCACGCTTACAAACCATGCCACTGATTGTGATTGTTGCCGATGAGTTCGCCGATATGATCATGCAAGTCGGTAAGAAAGCTGAAGAAATGATCACGCGTCTGGCACAGAAATCCCGTGCAGCCGGCATTCATTTATTGCTTGCGACACAGCGTCCAACTGTGGATGTGGTGACAGGTTTGATTAAAGCCAATATTCCCACCCGCGCTGCGCTTCGCGTGAACAGTAAGCTCGATTCACGTACGATTCTTGATGCCGGTGGTGCAGAAGACCTGTTAGGTCATGGTGACATGCTGTTCTTAGGACCGGGTAAAATTGAGCCTGAACGTGTACATGGTGCCTTTATTTCAGATGATGAAGTGAATCGTATTTGTGATGCATGGCGTGAACGTGGTTCACCCAACTATGTCGATGAAATCCTAACACCTTATGATGAAGAGCCGACTTCACGTGGCTTTGAAGATGGGGATGGTAGCTCTGACCGTGATGCATTGTATGATCAGTGTGTATCTTTCGTTTTGGAAACCCGTAAAGTGTCTGTCTCGTCACTACAGCGTAAATTTAGTCTAGGCTATAACCGTGCTGCGCGTATTGTGGATCAAATGGAAGAGCAGGGACTTGTCAGTCCACAAGGTGCCAATGGTAAACGAGACATTTTAGTCTAA
- the trxB gene encoding thioredoxin-disulfide reductase, whose product MSARHSRLIILGSGPAGYSAAVYAARANLKPTLIAGMQLGGQLTTTTEVDNWPGDPEGLTGPALMERMQAHAERFGTEIVYDHINEVDLNVRPFVLKGDMEEYTCDALILATGATAQYLGLESEAAYMGQGVSACATCDGFFYKNQKVMVVGGGNTAVEEALYLSNIASHVTLVHRRDKVRSEKILQDHLFAKEKEGKISIIWNHQVDEVLGDPKSGVTHVRLKSTVDESTQTVDVTGVFIAIGHKPNTAMFEGQLQLRDGYIQVQSGTAGNATATSVPGVFAAGDVADNIYRQAITSAGSGCMAALDAEKYLDAL is encoded by the coding sequence ATGAGCGCTCGTCACTCACGTTTAATCATTTTAGGCTCTGGCCCTGCAGGTTATAGTGCTGCTGTTTATGCAGCGCGCGCAAATTTAAAACCAACCCTGATTGCGGGTATGCAATTGGGTGGTCAATTGACTACAACCACCGAAGTGGATAACTGGCCGGGCGACCCTGAAGGTTTAACGGGTCCTGCATTGATGGAACGTATGCAAGCGCATGCTGAGCGTTTCGGTACAGAAATTGTTTACGACCACATCAATGAAGTAGATTTAAATGTGCGTCCATTCGTTTTAAAAGGCGATATGGAAGAATACACCTGTGATGCTCTCATTCTTGCAACAGGTGCAACAGCTCAGTACCTTGGTCTAGAGTCTGAAGCAGCTTATATGGGTCAAGGTGTCAGTGCCTGTGCGACCTGCGACGGATTCTTCTACAAAAACCAAAAAGTGATGGTTGTCGGTGGTGGTAATACTGCGGTGGAAGAAGCGCTTTATTTATCCAATATCGCATCTCACGTGACGCTTGTTCACCGCCGTGACAAAGTACGTTCTGAAAAGATCCTACAAGATCATCTGTTTGCCAAAGAAAAAGAAGGCAAAATCAGCATCATTTGGAACCATCAAGTCGATGAAGTCTTGGGTGATCCTAAATCAGGTGTGACCCATGTTCGTTTAAAATCAACAGTAGATGAATCAACACAAACTGTAGATGTTACAGGTGTTTTTATTGCGATTGGCCACAAACCGAATACGGCAATGTTCGAAGGTCAACTCCAGTTACGTGATGGCTATATACAAGTACAAAGCGGTACTGCAGGCAATGCAACTGCAACTTCTGTACCGGGCGTATTTGCTGCGGGTGACGTTGCTGACAATATTTATCGTCAAGCGATTACATCAGCGGGTTCAGGCTGTATGGCTGCACTCGATGCTGAAAAATATTTAGATGCGCTTTAA
- a CDS encoding metal-dependent hydrolase, whose translation MNAKVNITNRAGASFPVRRMQFDFNNVPEYWMDGSAGLTHFMTALSALFPAGEKFFIDSVRAVRQHPAIKDNEALQKEISGFIGQEAMHTHEHANFNASAQKFGHDVDCLEQYTHTAIQSFRKSAAFMGKPFGITQQMIDLIGTTALEHFTATIASELLRNEHIQALMTDETMKTMWLWHAVEENEHKAVAYDVFENVFGKGVKAYVARTGGLALAMVVLFLVQSYFVARLLKEDNQLNIESLKDIYTYGYSPSKGIISGMGKEMLAYFKPGFHPNDLDTVSLLEHWKAKLGF comes from the coding sequence ATGAATGCTAAAGTCAATATTACCAACCGTGCAGGGGCTTCTTTTCCAGTACGTCGTATGCAATTCGATTTTAATAACGTGCCTGAATATTGGATGGATGGTTCAGCCGGGCTAACCCATTTTATGACGGCATTGTCTGCACTGTTTCCAGCAGGTGAAAAGTTTTTTATCGATTCAGTGCGTGCGGTGCGTCAGCATCCTGCCATCAAAGACAATGAAGCGTTACAAAAAGAAATCAGTGGTTTTATTGGGCAAGAAGCGATGCATACCCATGAGCATGCAAACTTCAATGCATCGGCACAAAAGTTTGGTCATGATGTAGATTGTTTAGAGCAATATACCCATACCGCCATTCAAAGCTTCCGTAAGTCTGCGGCGTTTATGGGTAAGCCTTTTGGCATCACTCAGCAGATGATTGATCTGATTGGAACAACAGCGCTAGAACATTTTACCGCAACGATTGCATCTGAATTGCTGCGAAATGAACATATTCAAGCTTTAATGACTGATGAAACCATGAAAACCATGTGGTTATGGCATGCAGTGGAAGAAAATGAACACAAAGCTGTGGCGTATGATGTGTTTGAAAACGTCTTTGGCAAAGGCGTGAAAGCCTATGTCGCACGTACTGGTGGATTAGCTTTAGCCATGGTGGTGCTGTTTTTAGTACAAAGCTATTTTGTTGCGCGCTTATTGAAAGAAGATAATCAGTTGAATATCGAGTCTTTGAAAGATATTTACACCTATGGCTATAGTCCATCGAAAGGGATTATATCGGGCATGGGGAAAGAAATGTTGGCGTATTTCAAACCTGGTTTCCATCCGAATGACTTAGATACCGTGAGTCTATTGGAGCATTGGAAAGCTAAATTAGGGTTTTAA
- a CDS encoding PA4642 family protein has product MALSQPATFNEEWSDERVFAYLTQLPPAGVNADFHVLYHAFKHMRPADYERLLTQFVADGRDVNATNPEGQRIHDVIATFPRQKEGFLEVLAKFA; this is encoded by the coding sequence ATGGCATTATCTCAGCCAGCCACGTTCAATGAAGAATGGTCAGATGAGCGCGTTTTTGCCTACTTAACTCAGCTTCCTCCTGCAGGAGTGAATGCTGATTTTCACGTTCTATATCATGCATTCAAACATATGCGCCCTGCAGATTATGAACGTCTTTTGACTCAGTTTGTGGCAGATGGTCGTGATGTCAATGCAACCAATCCTGAAGGTCAACGCATTCATGACGTGATTGCAACCTTTCCACGTCAAAAAGAAGGCTTCTTAGAAGTGTTAGCTAAGTTTGCTTAA
- a CDS encoding class I SAM-dependent methyltransferase, with the protein MTTHWTDGYQTTVNYTYGYYRDLSPNYQRFCLLLNGVDCPSSHAEHTHCELGFGQGVSLNIHAASNFGHFYGTDFNPAHAAHANMLAEQSETEHHFYDDSFEELLNKDLPAFDSISLHGIWSWISHENQHIILKFIRKFLKPNGIVYISYNCVTGWAANMPIRELFHSHFKFNSTSTNPIQNVKDALDFSEDLLNQNPIFARRNPNALSKVKDLKNQNPNYLIHEYLNQDWQCFSFQQVVKTLEDIKLTYAGSTDLNALLDNINFSEEHQAFLNQIEHPVFKEQCRDYFANTQFRRDLFIRGKNNLTLQQTHQRLRQIPFVLLSAAEHIPKTINGYLGEFNLLPEVYQPIGEMFKAQDYQSLTIAEIEAKYPELNFNKILNAMTILCHLGIAQPCQIKPTAKMIEQSQSVNRYLLEQATFQTNYQVLACAITGIGIPTDHFSQLFYRAHFIEGLQTKEQFAEYVFEVIQKLGWYVLDQDGKSITDNDQSIQIIAQKAQYFLDSEKLKIAQHLKLFA; encoded by the coding sequence ATGACAACACATTGGACAGATGGCTATCAAACAACGGTCAACTATACTTATGGTTATTACCGTGATCTTAGCCCGAATTATCAACGATTTTGCCTACTGTTAAATGGTGTCGATTGCCCTTCAAGTCATGCCGAACACACCCATTGCGAATTAGGTTTTGGTCAAGGGGTGAGTTTAAATATTCATGCAGCTTCAAACTTTGGGCATTTTTACGGCACCGACTTTAATCCTGCTCATGCGGCGCATGCCAATATGCTGGCAGAACAAAGCGAAACTGAGCATCATTTTTATGATGACAGTTTTGAAGAACTCCTGAACAAAGATTTACCAGCGTTTGATTCCATCAGTTTACATGGGATTTGGAGCTGGATCAGTCATGAAAACCAACACATTATTTTAAAATTTATCCGTAAATTCTTAAAACCGAATGGCATTGTCTATATCAGTTATAACTGTGTCACAGGTTGGGCGGCCAATATGCCGATTCGTGAGTTATTCCATAGTCATTTTAAATTTAATAGCACCAGCACCAATCCGATTCAGAATGTGAAAGATGCCTTAGATTTTAGTGAAGATTTGCTCAATCAAAATCCGATCTTTGCACGACGCAACCCCAATGCGCTGAGTAAAGTTAAAGATTTAAAAAATCAAAATCCCAATTATTTGATCCACGAATATCTCAATCAAGATTGGCAATGCTTCTCTTTTCAGCAAGTAGTGAAAACACTCGAGGACATTAAACTTACTTATGCCGGTTCAACCGACCTCAATGCATTATTGGATAACATTAATTTTTCTGAAGAACATCAAGCCTTTTTAAATCAAATTGAGCATCCTGTTTTTAAAGAACAATGCCGTGACTACTTTGCCAATACGCAATTTAGACGAGATTTATTTATTCGTGGCAAAAACAATTTGACGCTGCAACAGACCCATCAACGGCTTAGACAGATTCCTTTTGTTTTATTATCTGCAGCAGAACACATTCCAAAAACGATTAATGGTTATTTGGGCGAATTCAATCTACTGCCTGAAGTTTACCAACCGATTGGAGAGATGTTTAAAGCTCAAGATTACCAAAGCTTGACCATTGCTGAAATTGAAGCAAAGTACCCTGAACTTAACTTCAATAAAATTTTGAATGCCATGACTATTCTGTGTCATTTGGGAATCGCTCAGCCTTGCCAAATTAAACCGACAGCAAAAATGATTGAACAATCGCAATCTGTAAATCGGTATCTGTTGGAACAAGCCACGTTTCAAACCAACTATCAAGTGCTTGCCTGCGCTATCACCGGCATAGGCATCCCTACCGATCACTTTAGCCAATTATTTTATCGTGCGCACTTTATTGAAGGCTTACAGACCAAAGAACAGTTTGCTGAATATGTGTTTGAGGTCATTCAGAAACTCGGGTGGTATGTTTTAGATCAAGATGGTAAATCAATTACCGATAACGATCAAAGCATTCAAATCATTGCACAAAAAGCACAGTATTTTTTAGACAGTGAGAAACTCAAGATTGCACAACATTTAAAACTTTTTGCTTAA
- the minC gene encoding septum site-determining protein MinC, with protein sequence MADIRITGRMVNFTRITFDTNDHKVIRQQLSDMMNETSYQGALVILDTTVEQELIALIQLLVSLDLQPMAVVDGLMGDEARSIQFPVLPADRPLQRIKATKEQVLEEKVEPAPSTALPVAEKATKTIKHITSYHNEVLRTGQCLVQDHGDIILNAGINSGSEVIASGNIHIYGSVRGRVIAGAGGNIAARIFCHCLEAELVSIAGTYCVADDIPAHVTKKPVHIYLNDSQELVFEALEF encoded by the coding sequence ATGGCTGATATTCGGATTACCGGCAGAATGGTGAATTTTACCCGAATAACCTTTGACACCAATGATCATAAAGTTATCCGCCAACAACTCAGCGACATGATGAACGAAACCTCCTATCAAGGGGCTTTGGTGATTCTCGATACCACTGTAGAACAAGAACTGATTGCGTTAATCCAATTATTGGTCAGCTTAGACTTACAACCGATGGCTGTGGTGGATGGGTTAATGGGAGATGAAGCACGCTCAATTCAATTCCCTGTTTTACCTGCAGACCGTCCTTTGCAACGGATTAAAGCCACCAAAGAACAAGTGTTGGAAGAAAAAGTAGAGCCTGCGCCTTCTACTGCGTTACCAGTAGCAGAAAAAGCAACCAAAACCATTAAACATATAACCTCTTATCACAATGAAGTGTTACGTACCGGTCAATGTCTGGTGCAAGACCACGGTGATATTATTTTAAATGCGGGGATTAATAGCGGTTCTGAAGTGATTGCTTCAGGAAATATACATATCTACGGTAGTGTTCGTGGTAGAGTCATTGCCGGCGCAGGCGGTAATATTGCAGCACGGATTTTTTGTCATTGTTTAGAAGCTGAATTGGTTTCGATTGCAGGCACCTATTGTGTCGCTGATGACATTCCAGCGCATGTGACCAAAAAGCCGGTACATATTTATTTGAATGACAGCCAAGAGCTGGTATTTGAAGCTTTAGAATTTTAA